In Bacillus cereus ATCC 14579, a single window of DNA contains:
- a CDS encoding spore germination protein codes for MGSFNKWIRGEKSLSTQEQADYALNKSISSSLSLNLKHLSKLFSGIPELITRTFPLKNGQEAALIYMEGLVDKTVINVNILRPLLFKEWNEDDFWKASVSIGNIKKVQQWADIEQSLLHGKSILFINGQLSALELDTQAAPKRSIEEPTTESSIKSSHEGFNEVASDSLALIRRYIPNRELKVKEFTVGERATSKVFLLYLADVANENVVKEMASRIESVKVDAILTTGELEGFVEDNSFTLFPQLSITERPDTTAHHILDGRIAVVVDRSPGVLIGPMTFSSFFQTIDDYSFRPMIPSFIRLLRFTGLFIAIFAPALYIAMISFHYEVIPLKLLLTIGESRAKIPFPPILEALLMELVLEMLREAAIRLPGPVGQTIGVVGGIVIGQAAVQAGIVSNVMVIVVSITAVASFIIPNLEMSAGIRLLRFPMMIAASLFGVIGIMVGMAIIIIHILSMESLGVPYGSPFSPLFASDLKDTLVRFPWKIMKKRPLSLQLKQDNRQRDVEEKEDNK; via the coding sequence ATGGGGTCTTTTAATAAATGGATTCGTGGTGAAAAATCTCTTTCTACCCAAGAGCAAGCTGATTACGCATTAAATAAATCTATCTCTTCTTCCCTTTCCCTTAATTTAAAGCACTTGTCCAAACTGTTTAGCGGTATTCCAGAATTAATAACACGCACTTTTCCATTAAAAAACGGACAGGAAGCTGCACTCATATATATGGAAGGACTTGTAGACAAAACTGTTATTAACGTAAACATTCTTCGTCCTCTCTTATTTAAAGAGTGGAATGAAGACGATTTTTGGAAAGCCTCTGTTTCTATCGGAAATATTAAAAAAGTTCAACAGTGGGCAGACATTGAACAATCTCTTTTACACGGCAAAAGTATTTTATTTATAAACGGACAACTATCCGCTTTAGAGCTCGATACGCAAGCGGCACCAAAAAGGAGTATTGAAGAACCTACAACAGAGAGCTCCATAAAAAGCTCACACGAAGGATTTAATGAAGTAGCGAGCGACAGCCTTGCACTTATTCGTCGATATATTCCAAATCGCGAACTGAAAGTGAAGGAATTCACTGTTGGTGAACGAGCTACTTCAAAGGTTTTTTTGCTTTATCTAGCAGATGTTGCGAACGAAAATGTCGTAAAAGAAATGGCATCCCGTATCGAGTCAGTAAAAGTTGATGCGATTCTTACTACTGGTGAATTAGAGGGGTTTGTTGAAGATAATTCATTTACTCTCTTTCCGCAATTATCAATAACTGAACGCCCCGACACAACAGCACATCATATTCTTGATGGGCGAATTGCCGTTGTTGTAGATCGCTCACCAGGCGTATTAATAGGACCTATGACCTTTTCATCCTTTTTTCAGACGATAGATGATTACAGCTTCAGACCTATGATTCCATCTTTTATACGACTCCTTCGTTTCACTGGGCTATTTATTGCAATATTTGCTCCTGCTCTTTATATTGCTATGATTTCCTTCCATTATGAAGTGATTCCGCTCAAATTGTTGTTAACGATTGGAGAATCTCGAGCCAAAATTCCTTTTCCTCCCATATTAGAAGCTTTATTAATGGAATTAGTTCTCGAAATGCTCCGAGAAGCAGCGATTCGGCTTCCTGGACCTGTTGGGCAAACAATCGGCGTCGTAGGAGGAATTGTAATTGGACAAGCTGCCGTTCAAGCTGGGATTGTTAGTAACGTTATGGTTATCGTCGTATCAATTACTGCGGTTGCCTCCTTCATTATTCCTAACTTAGAAATGTCAGCAGGAATTCGGCTTCTTCGATTCCCAATGATGATAGCCGCCTCTTTATTTGGCGTCATTGGAATTATGGTTGGGATGGCGATCATTATTATTCATATACTTTCTATGGAATCTCTCGGTGTTCCTTATGGTAGTCCTTTTTCTCCGTTATTTGCTTCGGATTTAAAAGATACCCTTGTACGTTTCCCATGGAAAATTATGAAGAAACGGCCACTATCTCTACAATTAAAACAAGATAACCGGCAAAGAGATGTTGAGGAAAAGGAGGATAATAAGTGA
- a CDS encoding endospore germination permease — protein sequence MTKRAKREISLFQYILTISGVQVGFGVLTLPREVAQGANTDGWMSIIIGCALTTLVSLCIVKIMEKHPEYTLLDVLTRYLGKWLGRVGMIFWILYAVLAAISLIFSLLYVIHIWILPRTPMFLIMILLSIPMLMLACKGVLIISRYAVFTVFFTLWMPFLLFIPLKDGHWIYLLPLLKEGWIPVLNTVKSTIIAFLGFEFAFVLYPYLSNKSSAKKGIVLANLITLFIYLQVTFVSFVYFSPDGITKFLWPTLSLVTPFHFSFLERFEIIFLSFYLFIIFDSCIPYIFTASDGINQFLNKKGSSLPIYVLLFGCIFILFFYIPSSYQISALREFWGTASYFIVFLFPVVFLLYMTLYQHWKRRRV from the coding sequence GTGACAAAACGTGCAAAGAGGGAGATTAGTTTATTTCAATACATTTTAACGATTAGTGGTGTTCAAGTAGGATTCGGTGTCCTTACACTTCCGCGTGAAGTTGCACAAGGGGCAAATACAGATGGCTGGATGTCTATTATTATTGGATGTGCTCTCACTACTTTAGTCAGTTTATGTATTGTGAAAATTATGGAAAAGCATCCTGAATATACTTTACTCGATGTGCTAACTCGTTATCTTGGGAAGTGGCTAGGAAGAGTAGGAATGATTTTTTGGATTTTATATGCTGTCCTTGCAGCTATTTCCTTAATTTTTTCCCTCTTATACGTTATTCACATTTGGATTTTACCTAGAACTCCAATGTTTTTAATTATGATTTTACTATCTATTCCAATGTTAATGCTAGCATGTAAAGGCGTTCTTATTATAAGTCGCTATGCTGTTTTCACTGTATTTTTCACACTATGGATGCCTTTTCTATTGTTTATTCCGCTTAAAGATGGGCATTGGATTTATCTTCTTCCTCTTCTTAAAGAAGGCTGGATACCAGTTTTAAACACAGTAAAATCAACTATCATTGCGTTTCTCGGATTTGAGTTTGCATTTGTCCTTTATCCTTATCTCAGTAATAAATCATCTGCAAAAAAAGGAATTGTTCTTGCGAATTTGATTACGCTATTTATTTATCTTCAAGTCACCTTTGTCTCTTTTGTTTATTTTAGTCCAGATGGTATAACAAAGTTTTTATGGCCGACTCTTTCTCTTGTTACACCGTTTCACTTCTCATTTCTTGAGCGATTTGAAATTATCTTTTTGTCATTTTATCTCTTTATTATTTTTGATTCCTGTATTCCTTATATTTTCACTGCTTCAGATGGAATTAATCAATTTCTTAACAAAAAAGGCAGTTCATTACCTATTTATGTTTTATTATTCGGGTGTATTTTCATCTTATTCTTTTATATCCCTTCTTCTTATCAGATAAGTGCGTTGCGGGAATTTTGGGGAACTGCTAGTTATTTTATCGTTTTTCTATTCCCAGTCGTATTTCTCTTATACATGACACTTTATCAGCATTGGAAAAGGAGAAGAGTTTAA